The Leptotrichia sp. OH3620_COT-345 nucleotide sequence CAGAACTTAAAGGAATATATAATAGTAAATGATTATGATGTGACGATAGTGGGACATACGGATTCCAAAGGGACGAATGAGTATAACTTAAAACTTGGTCTGCGAAGAGCGGAAAGTGTAAAGGCGAAGTTGCTTGAGTTCGGAGTACCTGCAGAAAGAATAGTTGGAGTTGAGACACGAGGGGAAGAGGAACCTGTTGCGACAAATGAGACAGCGGAAGGAAGAGCACAGAACAGAAGAATAGAATTTAAACTGATAAGAAAAGAATAATTGAAATT carries:
- a CDS encoding OmpA family protein — protein: QNLKEYIIVNDYDVTIVGHTDSKGTNEYNLKLGLRRAESVKAKLLEFGVPAERIVGVETRGEEEPVATNETAEGRAQNRRIEFKLIRKE